One genomic window of Cannabis sativa cultivar Pink pepper isolate KNU-18-1 chromosome 2, ASM2916894v1, whole genome shotgun sequence includes the following:
- the LOC115721340 gene encoding pentatricopeptide repeat-containing protein At3g62890: MSLVHLRHLSSAIKSTLNHKTTINVSILETHLNKCQNFKQFKQVLSQMVLTGFIKDTFAASRLLKFSTELPFIHVDYSLYIFNLIENSNGFIWNTMMRAYVQRNCPQKALFMYKSMLEENMGPDYYTYPLLVHACAVRLSQIEGKQMHSHVFKMGFDLDVYVQNTLINMYAVCENMADARKLFDESPCLDLVTWNSILGGYVQTANVVEASYIYDRMPVKNTIASSSMIAMFGKAGLVTEACHLFDDMPEKDMASWSAVISCYEQNEMFNEALAMFTKMNANGIKLDEVVVITVLSACTNLLIVQTGKMVHGLVEKIGIETYVNLQNALIHMYSSCGEIMAAQNLFNAAHLLNQITWNTMLSGYLRCGLVDNAKALFDSMPEKDVISWSAMISGYAQHDCFSETLALFQEMQRFGVKPDETTLVSVISACTHLAALDLGKWIHAYIRKNSLKVNPILGTTLIDMYVKCGCVDNAMEVFQGMPEKGISTWNALILGLAMNGLVEKSLHMFSEMKSCEVAPNEITFVAVLGACRHMGLVEEGRRHFNSMIQEHKVEPNVKHYGCMVDLLGRAGMLKEAEELIKSMPMTPDVSTWGALLGACKKHGNHEMGERIGRMLIELQPDHDGFHVLLSNICASRGNWDDVLDVRGTMMRRGVVKTPGCSIIEANGIVHEFLAGDKTHPMIQEIEKKLDEMATRLKMEGYAPETNEVSLDIDEEEKETALLKHSEKLAIAFGLISTSPPTPIRIMKNLRICNDCHTAAKLISKAYNRVIVVRDRHRFHHFNNGSCSCLEYW; this comes from the coding sequence ATGAGTTTGGTCCATCTGAGACACCTTTCTTCAGCCATAAAATCTACTCTGAATCACAAGACAACTATAAATGTATCAATCTTAGAGACACACTTGAACAAATGCCAAAATTTCAAGCAATTCAAGCAAGTACTTTCTCAAATGGTCTTGACTGGGTTCATCAAAGACACATTTGCAGCAAGTAGGCTTCTCAAGTTCTCAACTGAGTTACCCTTTATTCATGTTGATTACTCCCTCTATATATTCAATCTCATTGAGAACTCAAATGGGTTCATTTGGAATACTATGATGAGAGCTTATGTACAGAGAAACTGTCCTCAAAAGGCTCTGTTTATGTACAAATCTATGTTGGAGGAAAACATGGGTCCTGATTACTACACATACCCACTTCTGGTTCATGCTTGTGCTGTTCGGTTATCTCAAATTGAAGGGAAACAGATGCATAGTCATGTCTTCAAAATGGGTTTTGATTTAGATGTTTATGTTCAGAACACATTGATTAACATGTATGCTGTTTGTGAAAATATGGCTGATGCAAGGAAGCTGTTTGATGAAAGTCCTTGCTTAGATTTAGTAACATGGAATTCAATATTAGGAGGCTATGTTCAAACGGCCAATGTAGTTGAGGCTAGTTATATCTATGATCGTATGCCAGTAAAGAACACAATCGCTTCAAGCTCAATGATTGCGATGTTTGGTAAGGCAGGTTTGGTAACCGAGGCTTGTCATTTGTTCGATGATATGCCTGAGAAAGACATGGCTTCGTGGAGCGCTGTCATTTcttgttatgaacagaatgagatGTTCAATGAGGCTTTGGCTATGTTTACGAAAATGAATGCTAATGGAATTAAGTTGGATGAAGTTGTGGTGATTACTGTTCTTTCTGCTTGTACAAACTTGTTGATCGTCCAGACAGGGAAAATGGTCCATGGTTTGGTCGAGAAAATTGGAATCGAAACTTATGTTAACCTGCAAAATGCTTTGATTCACATGTACTCGAGTTGCGGTGAAATAATGGCTGCTCAGAATTTGTTTAATGCAGCTCATCTTTTgaatcagataacttggaacaCCATGCTATCTGGGTACTTAAGATGTGGTTTAGTTGACAATGCCAAGGCATTATTTGATTCCATGCCAGAGAAAGATGTCATCTCATGGAGTGCAATGATATCAGGCTATGCTCAACATGACTGCTTCTCTGAGACTCTGGCGTTATTCCAGGAAATGCAGAGGTTTGGAGTCAAGCCTGATGAGACCACTTTGGTAAGTGTTATCTCAGCTTGTACTCACTTGGCTGCCCTGGATTTGGGAAAATGGATTCATGCCTATATAAGGAAAAACAGTTTAAAGGTCAATCCCATATTGGGCACAACCCTTATAGACATGTACGTGAAATGTGGCTGTGTAGATAATGCAATGGAAGTTTTTCAGGGGATGCCAGAGAAGGGAATTTCCActtggaatgccctcattcttGGATTGGCTATGAATGGGTTGGTAGAGAAGTCACTGCACATGTTTTCAGAGATGAAATCATGTGAGGTAGCACCTAATGAGATCACTTTTGTTGCTGTTCTTGGGGCATGCCGACACATGGGCTTGGTTGAGGAGGGGCGTCGCCATTTCAATTCCATGATTCAAGAACACAAGGTAGAACCCAATGTTAAGCATTATGGCTGTATGGTTGATCTTTTAGGACGTGCAGGTATGCTGAAAGAGGCCGAGGAACTGATCAAAAGTATGCCTATGACACCAGATGTTTCGACTTGGGGTGCCTTACTTGGGGCTTGTAAGAAACATGGAAACCATGAGATGGGGGAGAGGATTGGAAGAATGCTCATTGAGCTTCAGCCAGATCATGATGGTTTCCATGTGTTGTTGTCGAACATATGTGCTTCAAGAGGAAACTGGGATGATGTTCTTGATGTCAGGGGAACAATGATGCGTCGTGGGGTGGTGAAGACCCCGGGTTGTAGCATTATTGAAGCAAATGGTATAGTTCACGAGTTTCTTGCCGGGGACAAAACACACCCCATGATACAAGAGATTGAGAAAAAGTTGGATGAAATGGCGACGAGATTGAAGATGGAAGGTTATGCACCAGAGACTAATGAGGTTTCACTCGAcattgatgaagaagaaaaggaaactGCTCTTTTAAAACACAGCGAAAAGCTTGCCATTGCCTTTGGACTTATCAGTACCAGTCCTCCAACACCAATAAGGATAATGAAGAATCTGAGAATATGCAATGACTGTCATACAGCAGCGAAGTTAATCTCGAAAGCATATAATCGCGTGATTGTGGTGAGGGATCGACATCGTTTTCATCATTTCAACAATGGTTCTTGTTCTTGCCTGGAGTATTGGTAG